From the Streptomyces sp. Sge12 genome, the window AACTGCTGGCGGTACAGGTCGAAGCAGGATTCGACGACGTCCGCGTGCAGCCGTGCGGCGGACAGCAGGAAGCCGCGGTACGCCGTGGCGGCGACGGCCAGGGACAGCGGGACCGCCCAGAGGGTCCACACCGACCACACGCAGCACAGCACGGCGCAGGCCCACAGGTGCGCGGTGAGGTGCACCGAGCGGCGCGAGGCCAGGACCTCGGTCCGGGCCGCGTCCGGCAGGAGCAGCCACAGCCGGGGCCAGCAGACGACCGGGTCCAGTCCGTAGTGGGCGCGCACCCGGTCCTCGGAGGCCCGCAGTACGTTGCCGAACCGGGTCGGCATCCTGCGCCGGGGGTCGAACGGCACCGACCGCACGCGCCGCGCGAGGCGGCCGCGCTCCGCGAGCGCATCGGCGTCGAGCGAGTCGGCGGGACGCGCGGCCAGCGGACGCAGCGCAGCGATGTCGGCGTCGGCGTGCCGGCCGAGCCGTTCGCGCAGCCGGCGGCGCGGTCCCGGGAGGAGCACCCAGTACCCCTCCAGGCCGCGGACGAGCGGCTGGGAGAAGAACTGCAGGAGCAGCCCGGACAGGGTGAGCAGCAGGAGCAGCCCCACCACCGCGGCCCCTTGCACGAGGACGGGCAGCCCGGTCAGCCCGGCCGTCCACTGCTCGGCCGCACCGGCCCAGCCGAGGCGCTGCACCGTGGGCCACCCCACGCCGCGCAGCCAGGCGGCGGCCCCGGCCAGCCAGAACAGACAGGCCGGCGAGAACAGCGCGGCGAGCCAGCGCTCGGAGAGCTTCCCGCCCAGGCCCTTCCAGAAGTCATTCAGCACCGGGCTGCCACCCCGCCGACCGGTAGGTGAGCGCGGAGTCGTCGTTCGGGCAGCGTTCGGGCAAGGGGGTGGGGTCCTGGACGTCGAGCACGGGGTACGCGTAGTCGCACTGCCCGCACACCACCCGGTCGAAGTCGGCGAAGGCGTCCCCGGCCAGGCCCATGTACGAACGGCCGTCGCCCCGCTCGGCGCCGCCCGGCCCGTCCTCGTCGGGCCCTGCCGGCCGCTGCCCGCCGGCCGCGTCGATCTCGTGTTCAGGTGCCAACGGACCCGCCCCCCGTTCCGTGCCGTGCAGTGCTGTGCCCCGCCCCGCCCGCTCCAGCACACCGCCGAACGGGGCCGCTGTCCAGAGGGCCGGACGGGGTCGGACGGGGCCGGATGGGGGGACGCGGTGGCCGCCCCGGAAAAATCCTCGAAGAATCTTCCCGGAGCTGTCGATCCGGGTGTCTCCCGTTCGACGCAGGGGTGAGAGGCGGGGAACGGCCCCGCCCTCCCGACCGAGGAGTCACCATGCCGCGCTTCCTGACGATGATCCGCATCAACGAGCAGGACCTGCCCACCGACACCGCCTTCCCGCCCGAGTTCGAGCAGCGCATGGGCGCCCTCCTGGAGGAGATCACCAAGGCCGGCGTCATGCTCGACACCGCCGGGCTGCTCCCCACCTCCGAGGCGACCCGCCTCAGCTGGTCCGGCGGGAAGATCAGCTACACCGACGGCCCCTTCACCGAGACCAAGGAGGTCGTCGGCGGCTACTCCCTCAGCCAGTGCAAGGACAAGGCCGAGGCCATCGAGTGGACCCGGCGCTTCCTGGAGATCCACCCGGTGGAATGGAAGGTCAGCGCCGAGGTCCGGGAGATCCAGGAGATGTGACCCCGCGCTCCCGCGCCGGGATGTGATCCCCGCGCCGCCGCGCCGCGTTTGCCCTGCCTCGTCACGGCTGCTCTGATGGGTGGCCGTGACGGCAGTGAGTGCGGCCCAGGCGGTCGAAGCGGTGTTCAGGATCGAGTCCGCGCGCATCATCGCGGGTGTCGCCCGGATCGTGCGGGACGTCGGCATCGCCGAGGAGATCGCACAGGACGCCCTCGTCGCGGCGCTGGAGCAGTGGCCGCAGGCGGGCATCCCGGACCGGCCGGGTGCCTGGCTCATGACCACCGCCAAACACCGCGCGATCGACCTCGTCCGCCGCAAGGAGACGTACGCGCGCAAGCTCGCGGAGGTCGGCCGGAGCCTGGAGGACGTACCGCCGCCCGCCGAACCGGCCGACCCCGGGGACATCGACGACGACCTGCTGCGCCTGATCTTCACCTCCTGCCACCCCGTCCTCGCCACCGAGGCCCGGATCGCGCTCACCCTGCGCCTGATGGGAGGGCTGACCACCCAGGAGATCGCCCGCGCCTTCCTCACCTCCGAGGCCACCGTCGCCCAGCGCATCGTCCGGGCGAAGCGGGCCCTGGCCAAGGCCGGAGTGCCCTTCGAGGTCCCGTACGGCGCCGATCGCGAGGCACGGCTGTCCTCGGTCCTGGAGGTCATCTACCTGGTCTTCAACGAGGG encodes:
- a CDS encoding YciI family protein, with amino-acid sequence MPRFLTMIRINEQDLPTDTAFPPEFEQRMGALLEEITKAGVMLDTAGLLPTSEATRLSWSGGKISYTDGPFTETKEVVGGYSLSQCKDKAEAIEWTRRFLEIHPVEWKVSAEVREIQEM